The Metabacillus sediminilitoris genome window below encodes:
- a CDS encoding enoyl-CoA hydratase/isomerase family protein, protein MGSTILTSLINHVQIITLNRPEKKNAFNGEMIEEWVKALEDAQQNEEVHVIVITGAGSAFCSGGDVGGMKQDQKPLDNKNKLWENIHRVPLTLKSIDKPVIAAINGPAVGAGLDMALMCDIRTMVSDSKVSEGYVKVGLVPGDGGAFFLPKIVGEAKAFELLWTGNFISSEEALTLRLVNHVYSQEKFFEKTMQLAEQIAAGPQVAIRMTKRAVRYSRTMDLEPALDLISSHYAIIKETDDHKEGVAAFKEKRKAKFTGK, encoded by the coding sequence ATGGGTTCGACAATTCTAACTAGTCTTATAAACCACGTACAGATTATTACACTAAATCGTCCTGAAAAGAAAAATGCATTTAACGGAGAAATGATTGAAGAATGGGTAAAGGCTCTTGAAGATGCACAGCAAAATGAAGAAGTGCATGTCATTGTCATCACAGGAGCGGGAAGTGCTTTCTGTTCAGGCGGAGATGTTGGAGGAATGAAGCAAGATCAAAAGCCCTTAGATAATAAAAATAAGCTTTGGGAAAATATTCATCGCGTACCACTTACCTTAAAATCAATCGATAAGCCAGTGATTGCTGCGATAAATGGTCCAGCTGTGGGAGCTGGTCTAGACATGGCTTTAATGTGCGATATTCGTACCATGGTGAGCGATTCAAAGGTTAGTGAAGGCTATGTGAAAGTAGGACTTGTACCTGGAGATGGTGGCGCTTTCTTTTTGCCGAAGATCGTAGGAGAAGCAAAGGCCTTTGAATTATTATGGACCGGAAATTTTATCAGTTCAGAGGAAGCGCTAACATTAAGACTGGTCAACCATGTGTATTCACAAGAAAAGTTTTTTGAAAAAACAATGCAATTAGCAGAGCAGATAGCAGCAGGTCCACAAGTGGCAATTCGAATGACCAAAAGAGCTGTTCGATATTCTAGAACAATGGATTTAGAGCCAGCTCTTGATCTGATTTCCTCTCACTACGCCATTATTAAAGAGACAGATGATCACAAAGAAGGGGTCGCAGCATTTAAAGAAAAAAGAAAAGCAAAATTTACAGGAAAATAA
- a CDS encoding enoyl-CoA hydratase/isomerase family protein — translation MSFIQYEKKGEIAYLYLNRPEKRNAINSEMSDLFLEYLEEYKADSEARVLIITGKGDKAFCSGRDLKESKENPEAFKKKPLRGRLFNAIIETYKPVISAINGAAVGAGCEIALASDIRLACAGSKIGMPEAKRGMGATFGATILPKLISPSFAAKMLYTGKLVTSEEALQVGLVDEVLEDQDQLMARAIEIASDICECAPLSVKRIKETIWKTMDVPLFQALQLDIGPNVYESEDRIEGAQAFLEKRKPVWKGR, via the coding sequence ATGAGTTTCATACAGTATGAGAAAAAAGGTGAAATAGCCTATTTATATTTAAATCGACCAGAAAAACGAAATGCTATTAACTCTGAAATGTCTGACTTATTTCTGGAATATTTAGAAGAATATAAAGCGGATTCAGAAGCAAGAGTTTTAATTATTACAGGTAAAGGCGACAAAGCATTTTGCAGTGGGAGAGATTTAAAAGAATCAAAAGAGAACCCAGAAGCTTTCAAAAAGAAACCACTGCGCGGCAGATTGTTTAATGCGATTATTGAAACTTACAAACCTGTCATTTCAGCAATTAATGGGGCGGCTGTAGGAGCAGGATGCGAAATAGCTCTTGCTAGTGATATTCGTCTTGCGTGTGCAGGAAGCAAAATAGGTATGCCAGAAGCAAAGAGAGGAATGGGTGCTACATTCGGAGCAACGATTTTACCTAAATTAATTTCCCCAAGCTTTGCAGCTAAAATGCTTTACACTGGTAAATTAGTGACGAGTGAGGAAGCCTTGCAAGTAGGTCTTGTCGACGAAGTATTAGAAGACCAAGATCAATTAATGGCTAGGGCGATTGAAATTGCAAGTGACATTTGCGAATGTGCACCGCTTTCAGTTAAGAGAATTAAAGAAACGATTTGGAAAACGATGGATGTTCCATTGTTTCAAGCTCTACAGTTGGATATCGGTCCGAATGTGTATGAGAGTGAGGATCGGATTGAAGGAGCTCAAGCGTTTCTTGAGAAAAGAAAACCAGTCTGGAAAGGCAGATAA
- a CDS encoding enoyl-CoA hydratase/isomerase family protein produces MFQHIKTEISQYVGTIIIDRQEARNALNKATIEDLQIVLNEFEAHPELRVIVITGAGERAFVAGADIKELHDRTMLEALMPGMQGIYTRIEQSSKVTIAVMNGNALGGGCELALACDLRIAANHAKIGLPELNLGIIPGAGGTQRLTRMIGRGRTLEMILTGKLVDGVEAERIGLVTLSVDGSKLKEATDHLVNSILSKGTLAVKLAKMVVNKGQDVDLDTALLLEKLAQTVAFASEEKQEGTTAFLEKRKPNYYKARTGI; encoded by the coding sequence GTGTTTCAACATATTAAGACGGAAATAAGTCAGTACGTCGGAACGATAATAATTGACCGTCAAGAGGCGAGAAACGCTCTCAATAAGGCAACGATTGAGGATCTTCAAATAGTACTAAATGAATTTGAAGCTCATCCTGAATTGAGGGTTATTGTTATTACAGGCGCAGGTGAACGTGCGTTTGTTGCAGGCGCGGATATTAAAGAATTACATGACAGAACGATGTTAGAGGCGCTGATGCCAGGAATGCAAGGTATATACACAAGGATTGAACAATCAAGCAAAGTGACTATTGCGGTCATGAATGGCAACGCTTTAGGTGGAGGATGTGAACTTGCACTCGCCTGTGATTTAAGAATTGCAGCAAATCATGCCAAAATCGGTTTGCCGGAATTAAATCTAGGGATCATTCCCGGCGCCGGGGGGACACAAAGGTTAACCAGAATGATTGGAAGAGGAAGAACGTTAGAAATGATTTTGACTGGAAAGCTGGTTGACGGTGTTGAAGCGGAGCGTATTGGACTTGTTACACTATCGGTAGATGGCAGTAAATTGAAAGAAGCGACAGATCATTTGGTTAATTCTATTTTATCTAAAGGTACATTGGCCGTTAAATTAGCAAAAATGGTTGTAAATAAAGGGCAAGATGTCGATTTAGATACAGCGTTGTTGTTGGAAAAACTAGCACAAACAGTTGCGTTTGCTTCTGAAGAAAAGCAAGAGGGAACAACAGCGTTTTTAGAAAAACGAAAACCCAATTATTATAAAGCACGAACAGGAATTTAG
- a CDS encoding thiolase family protein, whose amino-acid sequence MNEAVIIDSVRTPIGRLGGALSTVLVDFLAAKVIKENIKRSGVTSDLVDEVIMGQAKQSADSSNLARLALLRAELPVQVPGYTIHRQCGSGLQAINSADMQIKLGLSDVIIAGGAESMSTAPYYIREARFGYRSGNGLLLDPNTESQPYSQPIEKYGNLTMGMTAENLAKKYKIDRLEQDEFALRSQELAAKAIQSGFFKDQIVPYEVKQRKETILFEQDEHPRNTTLEKLSVLKPVFQSDGTVTAGNASGRNDAASAILMMNESIAKERGFKPKAKIIAQASVGVDPDIMGIGPVYSTQKVLKMSGLSLKDIGLIELNEAFSAQALAVIKELDLNLDTVNVNGGAIALGHPIGATGAILTTKLLHEMERRGEKYGLVTLCIGGGQGISTIFENLQV is encoded by the coding sequence ATGAATGAAGCTGTCATTATTGATTCCGTTAGAACCCCGATTGGAAGGCTGGGAGGAGCGTTAAGTACGGTACTTGTCGATTTTTTGGCTGCAAAAGTCATTAAAGAAAATATAAAACGTTCTGGTGTTACGTCAGATTTAGTGGATGAAGTTATTATGGGACAAGCGAAGCAAAGTGCCGATTCTTCCAATCTTGCTCGCCTTGCTTTATTACGTGCGGAACTTCCAGTTCAAGTTCCAGGCTATACTATTCACCGGCAATGTGGTTCAGGTCTGCAAGCAATTAACAGTGCAGATATGCAAATTAAGTTAGGTTTGAGTGATGTTATTATTGCAGGGGGAGCAGAAAGTATGAGTACGGCTCCTTATTATATTCGTGAGGCTCGTTTTGGCTATCGTTCCGGAAACGGTTTGCTCCTTGATCCTAACACAGAGAGTCAGCCCTACTCCCAGCCCATTGAAAAGTATGGGAATTTAACAATGGGAATGACAGCTGAAAACTTAGCAAAAAAATATAAAATTGATCGATTAGAGCAGGATGAATTTGCTTTGAGAAGTCAAGAGTTAGCAGCAAAAGCTATCCAAAGCGGATTTTTTAAAGATCAAATCGTTCCATATGAAGTCAAGCAACGAAAAGAGACTATTCTTTTTGAGCAGGATGAGCATCCACGGAATACAACACTGGAAAAACTGTCAGTATTAAAACCTGTTTTTCAATCAGATGGAACCGTAACAGCTGGTAATGCAAGCGGTAGAAATGATGCGGCTTCCGCCATTCTTATGATGAATGAGTCGATTGCAAAGGAAAGAGGCTTCAAGCCTAAAGCGAAAATAATCGCTCAAGCAAGTGTGGGAGTTGATCCTGACATCATGGGAATCGGTCCGGTGTATTCAACACAGAAAGTATTGAAAATGAGTGGACTTTCATTAAAAGATATTGGATTGATTGAACTGAATGAGGCTTTTTCCGCTCAAGCATTGGCCGTTATTAAAGAACTCGATTTAAACTTAGATACAGTAAATGTAAACGGAGGTGCCATTGCACTCGGTCATCCTATCGGCGCAACAGGTGCCATTTTAACAACAAAACTTTTACATGAAATGGAACGCCGTGGAGAAAAGTACGGTCTAGTCACTCTATGTATCGGTGGAGGGCAAGGTATTTCGACTATTTTCGAAAATTTGCAGGTATAA
- a CDS encoding 3-hydroxyacyl-CoA dehydrogenase family protein codes for MTKIAIIGSGTMGRGIAYVAALNGFSVALNDIHSESLKQAENYIKEELIKSEERGYISKDDIERSMNNLTFSLDMNACVEDSELVIEAVLEIMDMKINVFKELDRLCPDYTILATNTSTMSPTEIGAQTSRPDKVIAMHFFNPVHKMKLIEIVKGLDTSKETMEFVKNIGKKMGKETVEVNEFPGFITSRMNCLIGNEAMNMLMEGVASAEDIDKSIKLGLNHPMGPLALADLVGLDTRLRNMEYLHQTLGEKYRPCPLLTKYVKAGKLGVKSGSGFFNYSL; via the coding sequence ATGACTAAGATAGCTATAATCGGTTCCGGTACAATGGGAAGAGGGATTGCATACGTTGCGGCGCTCAATGGTTTTTCTGTTGCATTGAATGATATTCATTCTGAATCATTGAAGCAAGCTGAAAACTATATTAAAGAAGAATTGATCAAAAGTGAAGAAAGAGGATATATTAGCAAAGACGATATTGAAAGAAGTATGAATAACTTAACATTTTCTTTGGACATGAATGCTTGTGTTGAAGATTCAGAACTTGTTATTGAGGCTGTGCTTGAAATCATGGATATGAAAATAAACGTATTCAAAGAACTTGATAGATTATGCCCTGATTATACGATTTTGGCAACCAATACGTCCACTATGAGCCCAACAGAAATAGGAGCTCAAACATCTCGTCCTGATAAAGTCATTGCAATGCATTTCTTTAACCCTGTTCATAAAATGAAGCTAATAGAAATAGTCAAAGGCCTTGATACTTCAAAAGAAACAATGGAGTTTGTTAAAAATATCGGCAAGAAGATGGGAAAAGAAACCGTAGAAGTTAATGAATTTCCTGGTTTTATTACAAGCAGAATGAATTGCCTTATTGGTAATGAGGCAATGAACATGTTGATGGAAGGGGTTGCATCAGCAGAAGATATTGATAAGTCTATTAAGCTAGGATTAAATCATCCGATGGGGCCTCTTGCACTTGCAGATTTAGTAGGTTTGGATACGAGATTACGCAATATGGAATACTTACATCAAACATTAGGGGAAAAGTATCGCCCTTGTCCGCTGCTAACTAAGTATGTAAAAGCAGGAAAATTAGGAGTGAAATCAGGTTCAGGTTTTTTTAACTATTCATTATAA
- a CDS encoding CitMHS family transporter, with amino-acid sequence MLTVLGLTMIAVFTYFIMSGRMSSFTALTVIPLLFAIIGGFGSSVDTMMLDGIKLVATSAAFLLFALLFFGIMIDAGLFDPLINRIIKTVKGDPLKVAVGTAILTLLVALDGDGTTTFIIVVSSMLPLYRRLDMNPLVLATIAMLSFSVVCGLTPWGGPGIRALSVLGLEQTDFFIPLIPTLIGGAIWVIIVSFILGKMERKRLGVVDIDEYENAAYTIEIAAAQECSIKRPQMLWINLSLTIIVMAVLIMGLMKPAVLFLVAVVIAMLINYPTIEQQKERINAHGANALMVLLVVFAGGAFTGILSGTEMVDSIADDLVSIIPESWGSYFSVIIALISIPFTFVMSNDAFYFGVVPIFANTAVAYGIEPIEIVRAVVLSQSAHFLLPLVPATILLIGMLKINIGEYVRFAFKWSVLTSVVLILIAWATGAIMN; translated from the coding sequence ATGTTAACGGTACTTGGATTAACAATGATAGCGGTATTTACCTATTTTATAATGTCGGGTCGCATGTCTTCTTTTACTGCATTAACGGTAATCCCGCTTTTATTTGCCATCATCGGAGGATTCGGTTCCAGTGTTGATACGATGATGCTTGATGGAATCAAGCTGGTTGCAACTTCAGCTGCATTCCTGTTATTTGCTCTTTTGTTTTTCGGAATCATGATAGACGCGGGTTTGTTTGATCCGTTAATCAATAGGATAATCAAGACAGTCAAAGGTGACCCACTTAAAGTAGCAGTCGGAACTGCTATTTTAACTCTTCTTGTTGCACTTGATGGGGATGGAACTACGACTTTTATCATTGTTGTCTCCTCAATGCTGCCTCTGTATAGAAGGTTAGATATGAATCCATTGGTATTAGCAACAATTGCCATGCTTTCTTTTAGTGTGGTCTGTGGTTTAACGCCGTGGGGAGGACCTGGAATTCGAGCTTTATCTGTTTTAGGATTAGAGCAGACAGACTTTTTTATACCTCTTATTCCCACTTTAATCGGCGGAGCAATATGGGTCATAATTGTCTCATTCATTTTGGGGAAAATGGAGAGAAAAAGACTTGGGGTAGTTGATATAGATGAATATGAAAATGCAGCATATACGATAGAAATTGCTGCTGCACAAGAGTGTTCAATTAAGCGTCCACAGATGTTATGGATAAATTTGAGTTTAACTATTATCGTCATGGCAGTGCTGATAATGGGGCTAATGAAACCAGCTGTTCTCTTTTTGGTGGCGGTTGTTATTGCTATGTTAATCAATTATCCTACTATAGAGCAGCAGAAAGAAAGAATTAACGCCCACGGAGCTAATGCATTGATGGTATTATTGGTTGTATTTGCTGGCGGCGCTTTTACCGGAATTTTATCTGGGACAGAAATGGTCGATTCAATAGCAGATGATTTGGTATCAATTATTCCAGAATCATGGGGAAGTTATTTCTCTGTAATTATTGCATTAATCAGTATTCCATTTACTTTTGTCATGTCAAATGATGCATTTTATTTTGGTGTAGTGCCTATCTTTGCAAATACAGCTGTGGCTTATGGAATTGAACCGATAGAAATTGTCAGAGCGGTTGTATTGTCACAATCAGCGCATTTTCTTCTTCCTTTAGTGCCAGCCACTATATTATTAATTGGGATGCTAAAAATTAATATTGGAGAATATGTCAGATTTGCATTTAAATGGTCAGTTCTCACTAGTGTTGTCCTGATTTTAATTGCTTGGGCAACAGGTGCAATTATGAACTGA
- a CDS encoding IclR family transcriptional regulator: protein MTDKSTSQTLRRGLMVLNHFHGNDIEYSVKELTNKLNISSTVMFRLVNTLVESGYLTKNISTGKYRLGLNAYKLGLYANPNLKLQQVARPFLEKISLATRETISLNVVDPITLEGVCIDSIESPNDIKFSSPIGASRPVYRGASRKVLLAFMEPLQQEQVFQRAISEGFTNIDELKKDLENIKIQGFAYTEGEVYEGALNVSAPVLTNDGLILAGVSINCPVFRKEEDTVTSFSNYVIEAAKQIGNAMERNIP from the coding sequence ATGACGGATAAATCGACGTCTCAAACGTTAAGAAGAGGATTAATGGTTTTGAATCATTTTCATGGAAACGATATTGAATATAGTGTCAAAGAATTAACTAATAAATTAAATATTTCATCAACAGTTATGTTTCGCTTAGTTAACACGCTAGTTGAAAGTGGATATTTAACAAAAAATATTTCTACAGGAAAATACAGATTAGGATTAAATGCATATAAACTTGGCTTGTATGCGAATCCCAATCTTAAACTCCAACAAGTTGCTAGGCCTTTCCTGGAAAAGATTTCCCTAGCAACAAGAGAAACGATCAGTTTAAATGTTGTCGACCCTATCACATTAGAAGGAGTTTGTATTGATTCAATCGAAAGCCCTAACGACATCAAATTTTCATCGCCTATTGGAGCAAGTAGACCTGTTTATCGTGGTGCATCAAGAAAAGTTTTATTAGCATTTATGGAACCTTTACAACAAGAACAAGTATTCCAAAGAGCCATTTCAGAAGGTTTTACAAATATTGATGAGTTAAAAAAAGATCTAGAAAATATAAAAATACAGGGATTTGCATATACAGAAGGAGAAGTATATGAAGGAGCTCTTAATGTCTCCGCACCTGTATTGACTAATGATGGATTAATCCTTGCTGGTGTATCAATCAATTGTCCGGTATTCCGGAAAGAAGAAGATACAGTTACCTCATTTTCAAACTATGTAATAGAAGCTGCTAAGCAAATAGGAAATGCAATGGAAAGAAATATTCCTTGA
- a CDS encoding extracellular solute-binding protein codes for MKRLLFYVTILILATILLAGCGKKEEATVGSDGVEQELVVAGNQDMTDLMNQKIFKSFQEKYPDTKVTYIPGNGAETAAKVKAQKNSPQIDVAILEINSQIDGYNNKLWSPLNKEDIPSMNKIVHETNIPENSGVPVFYSPHVVSYNKELVESKGLPVLTSWNDLALPELKGKVALQDPAGSFGRTALIMLAYANGGSESQIEPGFKKLAEIASNQSTFYKNQSFINQALQDDSAAYTVWALNRHHTYREEGNLPLEFVVPKEGVYISNSGIATLVDGAKHPNAAKKFIDFMLSDEVQKLLAEDLYLNPVTDVKVSSEVAKKLEFDKSNSKEFDNNVISSEFPKWLERFNQEISPLIGKDM; via the coding sequence ATGAAAAGACTGCTTTTTTATGTAACTATATTAATTCTAGCTACAATTTTACTTGCGGGATGTGGGAAAAAAGAAGAGGCGACTGTTGGTAGTGATGGAGTTGAACAAGAATTAGTAGTTGCAGGAAATCAGGATATGACAGATCTAATGAACCAGAAAATTTTTAAGTCTTTCCAAGAAAAATATCCAGATACGAAAGTCACGTATATTCCAGGAAACGGTGCGGAAACAGCAGCAAAAGTTAAAGCACAAAAGAACTCTCCGCAAATTGATGTTGCTATTCTAGAAATCAATTCACAAATTGATGGATACAACAATAAACTTTGGTCCCCGCTTAATAAAGAGGACATTCCTAGTATGAACAAAATTGTACATGAAACGAATATTCCAGAAAACAGTGGTGTACCAGTTTTTTACTCTCCACACGTAGTGTCCTATAACAAAGAATTAGTCGAAAGTAAAGGACTCCCTGTATTGACATCATGGAATGACTTAGCTTTACCTGAATTAAAAGGAAAGGTTGCTCTTCAAGATCCTGCAGGCAGTTTTGGCCGTACAGCGTTAATTATGCTTGCTTATGCTAACGGGGGATCAGAGAGCCAAATTGAACCAGGATTTAAAAAATTAGCTGAAATTGCATCAAATCAGTCGACATTTTATAAGAATCAAAGCTTTATTAATCAAGCTCTGCAAGATGACTCAGCGGCATATACGGTTTGGGCTTTAAATCGACACCATACTTACCGTGAGGAAGGCAATCTGCCCCTTGAGTTTGTTGTACCTAAAGAAGGTGTTTACATTTCTAATTCCGGAATTGCGACATTGGTTGATGGAGCGAAGCACCCAAATGCTGCTAAAAAGTTTATTGATTTTATGTTGAGTGATGAAGTTCAAAAGTTATTGGCTGAAGATCTCTACCTTAATCCTGTTACTGATGTGAAGGTGTCTTCTGAAGTCGCTAAAAAGTTGGAGTTTGATAAGAGCAATAGTAAAGAATTCGACAACAACGTTATTTCTAGTGAATTTCCAAAATGGCTCGAGCGGTTTAATCAAGAAATCTCACCTTTAATAGGAAAGGATATGTGA
- a CDS encoding ABC transporter ATP-binding protein — protein sequence MTMTYDVELKGIKKSFNNQNIVKEFNLQVKKGEFISFLGPSGCGKTTTLNMLAGFLEPNEGELFIKGKKMNKIPPYNRELGMVFQTYSLFPHMTIFENVAYGLKLRKVPKSEIKLRVKKVLELVQLPHLNDRFPNQLSGGQRQRIAIARALVTEPSILLLDEPLSNLDAKLRIELRDELKRLHKQLGVTTIFVTHDQEEALSLSDRIVVMSHGNIEQIGTPDEIYHRPKTEFVHTFIGQTNRFQGKVEAVNGKEVCILSSDGFRFNTLSQQNKFEVGEQVNLFIRPESVYLSKDFHTDQNITSITGTIKLVTFLGAVTEYHITVGNHDLTVRTQQPKSEWMEGTTVSCYWDIKDQLLIKREE from the coding sequence GTGACAATGACGTATGATGTAGAGTTAAAAGGTATCAAGAAGAGTTTTAACAATCAAAACATAGTTAAAGAATTTAATCTTCAAGTCAAAAAAGGGGAGTTTATCTCCTTTCTAGGACCTTCTGGTTGCGGTAAAACTACTACATTGAATATGTTGGCAGGATTTTTAGAACCAAATGAAGGAGAATTATTTATAAAAGGGAAAAAGATGAATAAAATCCCCCCGTATAATAGAGAATTGGGGATGGTTTTCCAGACATATTCTCTATTTCCTCATATGACTATCTTTGAAAATGTAGCTTATGGATTGAAATTAAGAAAAGTACCTAAATCTGAGATTAAATTAAGAGTAAAAAAAGTGCTAGAACTTGTTCAGTTGCCCCATTTGAATGATCGTTTCCCTAATCAGCTTTCAGGTGGACAGAGGCAGCGAATTGCTATTGCTCGTGCTTTAGTTACAGAACCTTCAATTTTACTATTAGATGAACCGTTAAGTAATCTCGATGCTAAACTCCGTATTGAACTAAGAGACGAGTTAAAACGCTTGCATAAACAATTGGGTGTAACCACTATATTTGTTACTCACGATCAGGAAGAAGCATTATCATTATCTGATCGTATCGTTGTCATGAGTCATGGGAATATTGAACAAATTGGAACTCCTGATGAGATTTATCACCGTCCAAAAACTGAGTTTGTACATACATTTATTGGGCAAACGAATCGATTCCAGGGAAAGGTTGAAGCTGTAAATGGAAAAGAAGTTTGTATTTTATCAAGTGATGGCTTCCGTTTCAACACACTCAGCCAACAGAATAAATTTGAGGTAGGAGAACAAGTAAATCTATTCATTCGTCCTGAAAGTGTTTATTTATCTAAAGATTTTCATACAGACCAGAATATTACTAGTATTACTGGAACCATTAAATTAGTAACATTTCTTGGTGCTGTTACAGAGTATCACATAACAGTTGGTAATCATGATTTAACAGTACGAACACAACAGCCCAAAAGTGAATGGATGGAGGGTACTACTGTTTCATGTTACTGGGACATTAAAGATCAGCTGTTAATCAAAAGGGAGGAATGA
- a CDS encoding ABC transporter permease — MHKTKSNTFNVFSSRWVIPILLAPALIILIGVFFIPMMLMFIQSLIDEQSNFTIANYLVFFQEPFYWGVLWQTIKISSLTVLGTLILSYPVAMFMAGSTGKIRAIVTFLVLLPHLVSVVIRNFGWTIILNERGLINTFLLEIGIINQPLRLMYNELGTVIGLVDSFVAYMILAIATSLYSINPSLYKAGAIMGANRLRCFFSITFPLSLPGVYSGIVLVFSLSMSAFVTPTLLGGTSVKVMPTLTYQQIMFTLNWPLGAAISFVLLASTILLVSTFTKLTETKRYKEVFKS, encoded by the coding sequence ATTCATAAGACAAAAAGTAATACATTTAATGTTTTTTCTTCTCGATGGGTCATTCCAATTCTTTTGGCACCGGCACTGATTATATTAATAGGTGTCTTCTTCATTCCAATGATGTTGATGTTTATACAAAGTCTAATAGACGAACAGAGTAACTTTACGATAGCAAACTATTTAGTTTTTTTCCAAGAGCCATTTTATTGGGGAGTTCTTTGGCAAACGATCAAAATTAGTAGCTTGACAGTACTGGGTACATTAATTTTAAGTTATCCAGTAGCAATGTTTATGGCGGGTTCAACAGGTAAAATCAGAGCAATCGTAACCTTTCTTGTCTTATTGCCACACCTAGTCAGTGTTGTAATTAGAAATTTCGGCTGGACAATTATACTAAATGAACGTGGGTTAATTAATACATTTCTTTTAGAGATAGGAATTATCAATCAGCCGCTACGGTTAATGTATAATGAATTAGGTACAGTGATTGGGTTAGTGGATTCATTTGTCGCTTACATGATATTGGCCATTGCCACAAGTCTATATTCAATTAATCCTTCATTATATAAAGCTGGGGCAATCATGGGTGCGAATCGACTAAGATGCTTTTTTAGTATCACATTCCCGCTAAGTTTGCCAGGGGTTTACTCAGGAATTGTTCTGGTTTTCAGTTTATCTATGAGTGCTTTTGTTACACCAACTCTCTTGGGTGGGACAAGCGTTAAGGTAATGCCAACATTAACCTATCAACAAATCATGTTTACACTGAATTGGCCACTAGGTGCGGCGATATCGTTTGTTCTTTTGGCAAGCACGATATTACTAGTCTCAACATTTACAAAACTAACAGAAACAAAACGATATAAGGAGGTATTTAAATCATGA
- a CDS encoding ABC transporter permease: MMKLRFSWLGVVTFFILMITIAPFLVIIPSSFTSENFVSFPPEGLSLKWYTGMINMPGILDAVVFSLQLATVTAIISTVFGTFAGLCITKYNFKGKQTINTLLLSPLALPSLIIGIALLVYFTYLGLAGSFTGLLLAHVLITIPYVIRFVLTGMATFDDNYEKAAAILGAKPIRTFWDVTFPLIRSAVVSGAVFSFLISFDNVTISLFLVSAESMTLPLMIFNYIQQNLSPLISAVSTMVILLSLIPIIILEKVYGLDRLFGLNSNSH; this comes from the coding sequence ATGATGAAACTCCGCTTTTCATGGCTCGGGGTTGTAACTTTCTTTATTTTAATGATTACGATCGCGCCTTTTCTCGTGATTATTCCTAGTTCTTTTACTTCTGAGAACTTTGTATCGTTTCCACCTGAAGGATTGTCCCTAAAGTGGTATACAGGGATGATAAATATGCCCGGGATATTAGATGCGGTTGTGTTCAGTTTACAATTGGCTACAGTTACAGCAATTATATCAACAGTGTTTGGAACATTTGCAGGCTTATGTATTACAAAATATAACTTTAAAGGGAAACAAACAATTAATACTCTATTATTATCACCTTTAGCATTGCCTTCACTAATTATAGGAATTGCCTTGTTAGTTTACTTTACTTATCTTGGATTAGCGGGCTCATTTACAGGTCTTTTGTTAGCGCATGTATTGATCACTATTCCATATGTCATCCGTTTTGTGTTAACAGGGATGGCCACCTTCGATGACAATTATGAAAAAGCAGCTGCTATTTTGGGAGCCAAACCTATACGAACTTTCTGGGATGTTACCTTTCCGTTAATTCGTTCAGCAGTAGTTTCAGGGGCAGTTTTTTCATTTCTAATTTCATTTGATAATGTGACTATATCTTTGTTTTTGGTGTCTGCAGAAAGCATGACGTTGCCATTAATGATTTTTAACTATATCCAACAAAACTTAAGTCCGTTAATCTCTGCAGTATCAACTATGGTTATTCTATTAAGCTTAATTCCAATCATAATTTTAGAAAAAGTGTATGGTCTTGATCGTCTGTTTGGTTTAAACTCAAATTCACATTAA